A genomic stretch from Nocardia wallacei includes:
- the drmD gene encoding DISARM system SNF2-like helicase DrmD — protein MTIASDERPAAEQARSAGVPAVPEPGQLVNVRGSRWVVADVRVQGLPRSPADEGTPGLTHVVTLQSFEEDRLGEELAVVWELEVGHTREPDQGLPPTIGAENFDDPNTLAAFVDAVRWGAVTSADPNAYQAPFRSGANIEAYQLEPLRRALQSARTNLLLADDVGLGKTIEAGLVIQELLLRHRARSVIIVCPPSLALKWQDEMREKFGLEFVIVNRELMAQVRRTHGLDANPFRLFPRVIVSMAWLPTLRAQRLLRHIYADAKNSSTARRFVFDILVVDEAHHVAPSSPISPSGRRGYAIDSQRTLATRELAARCEHRLFLSATPHNGYTESFTALLEMIDGRRFSRGAILDEQALREVAVRRLKTEITGMGFKPRKLRTLSFTPAEDEQEKFALLDRLLTESARKNRKARSGDIVAMLLKKRFLSSPWSFARTLELYDAAAATGRLPDIDDDDSEYYQEVLGSSQSDEEEGEQDQPEFTTLRRSKGSDPLLAATPAEISELVTWGYSYQHRADSRLETLVGFLDSICRPAGPTSWSNERVVVFTEYASTLEWIAEVLRQRGYKDRLAIIQGSTPTEDRELIRARFTRAPRNEPDDVRVLLATDSAGEGIDLQSHCHRLVNYDVPFNPSRLEQRIGRIDRYGQREAPQIFHFAPDSASATYAADLDFMRRIAEKVGQVAVDLSSVNPVIDAEIQEHFSPTGINRRKQRPSTEDSGAAIITGALASGRELNRQLTELAEGYTEQKAGMHLTPANARRVVDTALALTAQPPLIEYGDQDTAAEVFQVPDLGTAWQPALRGLDTRLEPGVLRPITFDEEAARGRADLVHIHLGHALMQRSARILRSTLFSADSAIHRVTAVVVEDLPESCVAAVSRLALVGRGGVRLHEEVFLTGIRIRGQAMAEEKVERLLDNTLDAEQLTLADADVRSTLARLWNADNSRLRTRLLAAMERRAESKQRIVETTLERRRDTDISRAREIFGAFRLNLERSRQLLADEIAGQEEMLFPDDMQRQRRRDLRAMEDRLANLSDEERREVDSIAERYTDIKPHVSAAAVVFALTPADARPGVLK, from the coding sequence ATGACAATCGCATCCGACGAGCGCCCGGCCGCCGAGCAGGCGCGGTCGGCCGGTGTGCCGGCCGTGCCGGAGCCCGGCCAGCTTGTCAACGTGCGCGGTTCGCGATGGGTTGTCGCGGACGTTCGTGTACAAGGGCTACCGCGCAGCCCGGCGGACGAAGGCACGCCGGGGCTAACCCACGTGGTCACGTTGCAATCTTTCGAGGAAGACCGGCTCGGTGAAGAGTTGGCCGTGGTGTGGGAGCTCGAGGTCGGACACACACGGGAGCCGGATCAGGGATTGCCCCCGACGATCGGCGCGGAGAATTTCGATGATCCGAACACCCTCGCCGCCTTTGTCGACGCTGTGCGCTGGGGCGCGGTCACCTCGGCCGACCCGAACGCTTATCAGGCGCCGTTCCGTAGCGGCGCGAATATCGAGGCCTACCAGCTCGAGCCGTTACGTCGCGCGCTGCAATCGGCCCGGACGAATCTCCTTCTCGCCGATGATGTCGGCCTCGGCAAGACGATCGAGGCCGGGCTTGTCATACAAGAGCTACTGCTGCGCCACCGCGCCCGATCCGTGATCATCGTCTGCCCTCCGAGCCTGGCGCTGAAGTGGCAGGACGAGATGCGGGAGAAGTTCGGCCTCGAATTCGTGATCGTCAACCGTGAACTGATGGCTCAGGTGCGTCGCACCCATGGGTTGGATGCCAACCCCTTTCGCCTTTTTCCGCGGGTGATCGTGAGCATGGCTTGGCTGCCGACGTTGCGGGCCCAGCGACTGCTGCGCCACATCTACGCCGACGCCAAGAACAGCTCGACAGCCCGGCGATTCGTGTTCGACATCCTCGTCGTCGACGAAGCCCACCACGTCGCGCCGTCGAGCCCCATTTCCCCGTCGGGACGGCGTGGCTATGCAATCGATAGTCAGCGCACCCTCGCAACCCGTGAGCTCGCGGCACGTTGCGAACATCGCCTGTTCCTCAGTGCGACACCGCACAACGGCTATACCGAGTCGTTCACGGCCCTGCTCGAAATGATCGACGGCCGCCGGTTCAGCCGGGGCGCAATCCTGGACGAGCAGGCGCTGCGTGAGGTCGCGGTGCGGCGGCTCAAGACCGAGATCACCGGTATGGGATTCAAGCCGCGGAAGCTGCGCACGCTGTCGTTCACCCCGGCCGAGGATGAGCAGGAGAAGTTCGCATTGCTGGACCGGTTGCTCACCGAGAGTGCACGCAAGAACCGGAAGGCCCGTTCCGGCGACATCGTCGCCATGCTGCTGAAGAAACGATTCCTTTCCAGCCCATGGTCTTTCGCGCGCACTCTGGAGCTCTACGACGCAGCCGCGGCGACCGGTCGCTTGCCGGATATTGATGACGACGACAGCGAGTATTACCAAGAGGTGCTCGGCAGCAGTCAATCCGACGAGGAAGAGGGGGAGCAAGACCAGCCGGAATTCACCACGCTTCGGCGCAGCAAGGGCTCCGATCCGCTGCTGGCCGCAACCCCCGCGGAGATCTCCGAGCTGGTCACTTGGGGATACAGCTACCAGCACCGGGCTGACTCCCGCCTCGAGACACTGGTCGGGTTCCTCGACAGCATCTGCCGGCCTGCCGGGCCCACGAGCTGGTCGAACGAGCGGGTCGTGGTGTTCACCGAGTACGCCTCGACTCTCGAGTGGATCGCTGAGGTTCTTCGCCAGCGCGGCTACAAAGATCGCCTCGCCATCATCCAGGGTTCGACGCCGACGGAAGATCGAGAGTTGATCCGAGCGCGCTTCACCCGCGCCCCCAGGAACGAACCCGATGATGTACGAGTGCTTTTGGCGACAGACTCGGCCGGCGAAGGCATTGACCTGCAGTCCCACTGCCATCGCCTGGTCAACTACGACGTGCCGTTCAATCCGTCCCGGCTCGAACAGCGAATCGGCCGCATCGACCGCTACGGCCAGCGGGAGGCGCCGCAGATCTTCCACTTCGCCCCTGACTCGGCCTCGGCCACGTACGCCGCGGATCTGGATTTCATGCGCCGGATCGCCGAGAAGGTCGGGCAGGTCGCGGTGGATCTGAGCTCGGTGAACCCGGTGATCGACGCGGAGATACAGGAGCATTTCAGCCCGACCGGCATCAATCGCCGCAAGCAGCGACCGTCGACCGAAGACAGCGGCGCGGCAATCATCACCGGCGCGCTGGCCAGCGGCCGTGAACTCAACCGTCAGCTGACCGAGCTGGCCGAAGGCTACACAGAGCAAAAAGCCGGAATGCACCTTACCCCGGCCAATGCCCGCCGCGTTGTCGACACCGCGCTGGCGCTCACCGCTCAACCGCCGTTGATCGAATACGGGGATCAGGACACCGCGGCCGAGGTGTTTCAGGTCCCCGACCTCGGTACTGCGTGGCAGCCCGCGCTGCGCGGCCTGGACACTCGACTCGAGCCTGGCGTGCTGCGCCCGATCACCTTCGACGAGGAGGCGGCGCGCGGCCGGGCCGACCTGGTGCACATCCATCTCGGTCACGCCCTGATGCAGCGGTCGGCCCGCATCCTGCGCAGCACCCTATTCAGCGCGGATTCCGCGATCCACCGGGTGACCGCGGTGGTGGTCGAGGACCTGCCGGAATCCTGCGTGGCCGCCGTGTCGCGGCTGGCTCTGGTAGGCCGCGGGGGCGTGCGGCTGCACGAGGAGGTGTTCCTCACCGGCATCCGCATCCGCGGCCAAGCGATGGCCGAGGAGAAGGTGGAGCGACTCCTCGACAACACGCTCGACGCCGAACAATTAACCCTCGCCGACGCCGATGTGCGGTCCACCTTGGCCCGCCTATGGAATGCCGACAACTCGCGGCTGCGAACTCGTTTGCTGGCCGCGATGGAGCGCCGCGCCGAATCCAAACAGCGCATCGTCGAGACGACGCTCGAGCGACGGCGCGACACCGACATCTCGCGCGCACGAGAGATTTTCGGCGCGTTCCGCCTCAATCTCGAACGATCCCGGCAGCTGCTGGCCGACGAGATCGCCGGCCAGGAGGAGATGCTGTTCCCCGACGACATGCAGCGTCAGCGCCGCCGCGACCTGCGCGCCATGGAAGACCGCCTGGCCAATTTGTCCGATGAGGAACGCCGCGAGGTCGATTCGATCGCCGAACGCTATACCGACATCAAACCGCACGTGTCCGCCGCCGCCGTGGTGTTCGCGTTGACACCCGCCGACGCGCGTCCTGGAGTTCTGAAATGA
- a CDS encoding Eco57I restriction-modification methylase domain-containing protein → MTSPKPRPKSSADLHRAWLELVDADGPFLSVPALKRLWPQGMPQLGCDQLAMLRDAKPVFEKAWEEWDSDRESVGALERYRAARDEWVDLILRDVAGWGAKLTAPQGHLAEVAAHSPDRSVTVRPTAALAHGDLVGALVLVVDPVDSLRDGLGDGWAAAPIDRMEELLRTAAVPVGIVTDGRWWALVSAREETMVASGIVDAQTWIEEPITRNAFFELLNRRGLIGGRAEDRLTEIFAASVAAAEEITETLGIQVKRAVELLVQAMSEGAAGSIEHGEPNPLPADRGQVYEAAVTVMMRVVFLLFAEERGLLPQSELFTQGYGISDRFDVLDRRAHEENKEALDATFHTWHRLLATSRALYLGASFEDLRLPSYGGSLFDPDRFPFLTARTAHDTLAVTISDRVMLEVLRAVQFAQLKGEPARRISFRDIDVEQIGYIYEDLLGYTTKEVDVVTVGLIGSNGEEPEIPLGLLESLADPNPDKFAAAILDWVKKDQPAAKPPSKAALVKAIRAADMVKDTERALRAVTTDAPLRDRLRPFIGIIRRDLRDRPLVVLPGGVLVVETPSRANSGAHYTPRDLAEEVVRYALEPLVYSPGPHDTADADGWRLVSSEQILDLKVADIACGSGAFLVAAARYLAARLTEAWQRQGEAVGNAHGLYIRAVRDVVASCLYGADINGMAVEMCKLSLWLVSLDPKLPFSFVDDKVLHGNSLLGLTDLDQLRHQHIYPDPQQLMTSDIDVDAVINKAIRLRRALASPISDADPQRLATTKRRQWREFGEITEQLRRIADGVVAAGLPLGGKPGRALTEAYENLRIAVGMAYPADGSAPDSAMLDRIIERGLTPTVPTDYERWEPLHWVLTVPDVLERGGFDAVIGNPPFLGGQKLTGTLGTDVRDWLVQVLAARQRGKADLVAYFFLRAMSLLTPHGNLGLIATNTVAQGDTREVGLDRMVTNGLTITRAVQSRTWPAASANLEYAAVWGTRNHVADGVPRNADGIRVRRISSLLESVGRVDGLPVRLTENLGVSFIGCYALGMGFFLEPKEALEWLEADPKNAEVLFPYMNGEDLNSRPDTSPSRWVIDFYDRTEEEASLYRLPFQRISETVKYERQKNNRKAVRLRWWQHAEKRPAMRRAISKLDEVLAIARISKAVMPVRVKNNRILNEMTVIFATDSYADQALLSSAVHQVWSITYSSTLETRVNYAPSDVFATFPRPEASVDLYNQGRILDAERREIMLRRELGVTKLYNLINDPKVSDSADPDIARLRRIHVDLDEAVLSAYGWDDVPLDHGFHTYRQMQRWTVSPSARVEILDRLLEENHRRAALQGKAPAAPDTEEDDQ, encoded by the coding sequence ATGACCTCGCCGAAACCCCGCCCGAAATCGAGCGCCGATCTGCACCGCGCCTGGCTGGAACTGGTCGATGCCGACGGACCGTTCTTGTCGGTGCCCGCACTGAAAAGACTATGGCCACAAGGCATGCCGCAGCTGGGCTGCGATCAGCTCGCGATGCTCCGGGATGCCAAGCCCGTATTCGAGAAGGCCTGGGAAGAATGGGACAGCGACCGCGAGAGCGTCGGCGCCCTAGAACGTTACCGGGCGGCGCGCGACGAATGGGTCGATCTCATTCTGCGTGACGTCGCCGGGTGGGGTGCGAAACTTACTGCGCCGCAAGGACATCTGGCGGAGGTAGCGGCCCACTCGCCGGATCGTTCCGTGACGGTCCGCCCGACCGCGGCGCTGGCGCATGGCGACCTCGTGGGGGCACTGGTGCTCGTCGTCGACCCGGTCGATTCCCTGCGCGACGGGCTCGGCGACGGCTGGGCGGCCGCGCCGATCGACCGGATGGAGGAGTTGCTGCGCACCGCCGCGGTGCCGGTGGGCATCGTGACCGACGGGCGCTGGTGGGCACTGGTCAGCGCGCGGGAAGAGACGATGGTCGCCTCCGGCATCGTGGACGCGCAGACCTGGATCGAAGAGCCGATCACCCGCAACGCGTTCTTCGAGTTGCTCAACCGACGCGGCCTCATCGGCGGGCGGGCCGAAGACCGGCTCACCGAGATCTTCGCCGCGTCGGTTGCCGCCGCCGAGGAGATCACCGAAACCCTCGGCATTCAGGTCAAGCGTGCGGTGGAGCTGCTGGTGCAGGCCATGTCCGAAGGGGCCGCCGGCAGCATCGAGCACGGCGAACCGAACCCGCTGCCCGCCGATCGCGGCCAAGTGTACGAGGCGGCGGTGACGGTGATGATGCGGGTAGTGTTCCTGCTGTTCGCCGAGGAACGCGGACTGCTGCCCCAGAGCGAGCTGTTCACCCAGGGCTACGGCATCAGCGACCGGTTCGACGTGCTGGATCGCCGGGCTCACGAAGAGAACAAAGAAGCTTTGGACGCGACCTTCCACACCTGGCACCGGCTACTGGCCACCTCCCGCGCCCTGTATCTGGGCGCGTCTTTCGAAGACCTGCGGCTGCCCTCCTACGGCGGCTCACTCTTCGACCCGGACCGGTTCCCGTTCCTCACCGCCCGCACGGCCCATGACACCCTCGCGGTGACCATCAGCGACCGGGTGATGCTCGAGGTGCTGCGGGCCGTCCAGTTCGCCCAGCTCAAAGGCGAACCGGCGCGGCGCATCTCCTTCCGCGACATCGACGTCGAGCAGATCGGCTACATCTACGAAGACCTCCTCGGCTACACCACCAAAGAGGTCGACGTGGTCACCGTCGGGTTGATCGGCAGCAACGGCGAGGAACCGGAGATCCCTCTGGGACTGCTGGAATCGCTGGCAGACCCGAACCCGGACAAATTCGCCGCCGCAATCCTCGATTGGGTGAAGAAGGACCAGCCCGCCGCCAAACCGCCCTCGAAAGCGGCCCTGGTGAAGGCCATTCGAGCAGCTGACATGGTAAAGGACACCGAGCGAGCGTTGCGCGCCGTGACCACCGACGCGCCGCTGCGCGACCGGCTGCGCCCGTTCATCGGCATCATCCGCCGCGATCTGCGCGACCGGCCGCTCGTCGTCCTGCCCGGCGGTGTGCTGGTGGTCGAGACCCCTTCCCGCGCGAACTCCGGCGCCCACTACACGCCCCGCGACCTCGCCGAGGAAGTCGTCCGGTACGCGCTGGAGCCGCTGGTCTATTCGCCTGGCCCGCACGATACCGCCGACGCCGACGGCTGGCGGCTGGTGTCCTCGGAGCAGATCCTCGACCTCAAGGTCGCCGACATCGCCTGTGGTTCCGGCGCTTTCCTCGTCGCCGCCGCCCGCTATCTCGCGGCCCGGCTCACGGAAGCCTGGCAGCGGCAGGGCGAGGCCGTCGGCAATGCGCACGGCCTGTACATCCGAGCCGTCCGCGATGTGGTCGCCTCGTGCCTGTACGGCGCCGATATCAACGGCATGGCCGTGGAGATGTGCAAATTGTCGCTGTGGCTGGTATCGCTGGACCCGAAACTGCCGTTCTCCTTCGTGGATGACAAAGTACTGCACGGCAATTCACTGCTTGGCCTCACCGACCTCGACCAGCTGCGGCATCAGCACATCTACCCCGACCCGCAGCAGCTGATGACCTCCGATATCGATGTAGATGCTGTTATCAACAAGGCGATCCGGTTGCGCCGAGCTCTCGCCAGTCCGATCAGCGATGCCGATCCGCAGCGGTTGGCAACCACTAAACGGCGGCAGTGGCGCGAATTTGGTGAAATCACCGAGCAGCTGCGCCGTATCGCCGACGGGGTCGTGGCAGCCGGGCTGCCGCTGGGTGGTAAGCCCGGCCGTGCGTTAACCGAGGCGTACGAGAACCTGCGCATCGCCGTCGGCATGGCGTACCCGGCCGATGGCAGCGCGCCAGATTCGGCGATGCTGGACCGGATCATCGAACGCGGCCTCACGCCCACTGTGCCCACCGACTACGAGCGTTGGGAGCCGTTGCACTGGGTGCTAACCGTTCCGGACGTGCTGGAGCGGGGTGGGTTCGATGCGGTTATCGGCAACCCGCCATTTCTCGGTGGCCAGAAGCTCACAGGCACTTTGGGTACCGACGTACGAGACTGGTTAGTCCAGGTGTTAGCTGCCAGACAGAGGGGCAAAGCTGATCTCGTCGCCTACTTCTTCCTACGCGCCATGTCACTACTCACTCCCCACGGCAATCTCGGGCTGATTGCGACAAACACCGTTGCGCAGGGAGACACCCGGGAAGTCGGCCTCGATCGCATGGTGACGAATGGGCTTACCATTACCCGAGCCGTCCAGAGTAGGACATGGCCAGCTGCCAGTGCGAACCTGGAGTATGCAGCGGTGTGGGGCACTCGGAATCATGTGGCGGACGGGGTGCCACGGAATGCAGATGGTATTCGGGTGCGGCGGATATCGTCGCTTCTTGAGTCTGTCGGACGCGTGGACGGATTGCCTGTTCGATTAACTGAGAACTTAGGCGTATCGTTTATTGGATGCTACGCGTTAGGTATGGGATTTTTCCTTGAACCCAAGGAAGCTTTGGAATGGCTGGAAGCCGATCCGAAAAACGCCGAGGTGTTGTTCCCGTACATGAACGGCGAAGATCTTAATTCCCGACCTGACACGTCACCTTCCCGGTGGGTAATTGATTTCTACGACCGCACTGAGGAGGAAGCATCATTGTATCGGCTGCCTTTTCAGCGGATTTCGGAAACGGTAAAATATGAACGACAAAAGAACAACCGCAAAGCAGTCCGGCTCCGCTGGTGGCAACATGCCGAGAAGCGCCCTGCGATGCGCAGAGCCATATCTAAACTAGATGAAGTGTTGGCGATCGCCCGAATCAGCAAGGCGGTGATGCCTGTGCGCGTAAAAAATAACCGGATTCTTAATGAGATGACCGTCATATTCGCCACAGATTCCTATGCCGACCAAGCGCTGCTGTCTTCCGCTGTGCATCAAGTGTGGTCGATCACCTACAGCTCGACTCTAGAGACGAGGGTCAACTATGCACCGTCCGATGTATTCGCAACCTTTCCGCGTCCAGAAGCCAGCGTCGACCTTTATAATCAGGGCCGAATTCTCGATGCCGAGCGCCGCGAGATCATGCTCCGTCGCGAACTCGGCGTGACCAAGCTCTACAACCTGATCAACGACCCGAAAGTCTCCGATTCTGCCGACCCGGATATCGCCCGCCTCCGTCGGATCCACGTCGACCTCGATGAGGCAGTCTTGTCCGCCTACGGCTGGGACGATGTCCCCTTGGACCACGGCTTCCACACTTACCGTCAGATGCAGCGCTGGACGGTGAGCCCCAGCGCCCGCGTGGAGATCCTGGACCGACTCCTGGAGGAGAACCACCGCCGCGCCGCTCTGCAAGGTAAGGCGCCGGCGGCGCCCGACACCGAGGAGGACGACCAGTGA